The Phycisphaeraceae bacterium genome segment CCACCTCGATCGCCTCGGAGAGGAACATGTCGATCAGCACCGGCGCATCCGCCAGTTCCGACACGTCCACGGCGTTCTTCATGTACAGACGCAGCGACGGCTCGTCGTAGCAGGTCTCCATGCCGCGCCCGCCCAGCACGTAGCTGGGGCGCACCAGCACCGGGTAACCGATGCGGTTGGCGATGGCGACGGCCTCCTCGAGCGAATGCGCGATGCCGCTGGGCGGCTGCTTGAGCCCCAGTTCATCGCACATGGCCTTGAAGCGGTCACGGTCCTCGGCGAGGTCGATCGAATCCAGCCCCGTACCGATGAGCGGCACCCCCGCCGCCACCAGCCCGTGCGCCAGGTTGAGCGGCGTCTGCCCGCCGAACTGCACGATGACGCCTTTGACGTGCCCGGCGCGGGTCGGCACATCCACGCCGCCCCCGTTGAGCCGTTCGATGACGTTGAGCGTGTCCTCCAGCGTGAGCGGCTCGAAGAACAGCAGGTCGCTGGTGTCGTAGTCGGTCGAGACCGTCTCCGGGTTGGAGTTGATCATCACCGACTCGTAGCCCATCTCCGCGGCGGCGAAGGCGGCCTGTACGCAGCAGTAGTCGAACTCGATGCCCTGCCCGATGCGGTTGGGCCCGCCGCCCAGGATGATGATCTTCTCACGCTCGGTGACGCGGATCTCGTCGTCGGAATGAGCCGTGACCGTGAGGGCGCGGTTGGTCCGCGCTTCATCATCGGGTGCGTCCGCTCCCTGACGGTTGCGGCTCGCCAGAGGCGTTTCGTACGTCGAGTAGTAGTACGGCGTGACGGCCTCGAACTCGGCGGCGCAGGTATCCACCAGCTTGTACACCGGCTCGATGCCGAGTTTCTTGCGATGAGCGCGTACCTTGAGAATGGTCTTCGTGCTGATGTCGCCCAGGTACAGGTTGGCCAGCTGCGGGTCGGAGTAGCCCAGACGCTTGGCCTCGAAGAGCACCTCGCGGGGCACGTCCTCCAGCCGCGCGTAGCCGCACAGCACATCCTCGAACTCGATCAGCTGCCTGATCTGGTCGAGGAACCACGGGTCGATCTTCGTCAGGTCGCGCACGCGCTCGATCGACCAGCCCATCTTGAAGGCGTAGCGGATGTAGTACAGCCGCCCCTGGCTTGGCACGGTGAGCTTGCGGATGAGCTTGTCTTCGGGAATCGGCCACTCGATGGGCGAGCCATCCGCCGCCACCAGCCCGTTGGGCGTGACCTCGCTGGTCTCGCCGGTGAAGCGCAGGTGCCCGGCCTCGACGGCCCGACGGGCGGCGAGCCACTTGTCGTTGCGGTCCAGACCCAGCCCGAACCGCTTCACCTCCATCGAGCGGATGACCTTCTGCAGCGACTCCTTGAACGTGCGCCCGATGGCCATGGCCTCGCCCACACTCTTCATCTGCGTGGTGAGGGTTTCATCCGCCTCGGGAAACTTCTCAAACGTCCAGCGCGGCATCTTGGTGACCACGTAGTCGATCGACGGCTCGAAGCACGCGCTGGTGCTGCCCGTGATGTCGTTGCGCAGCTCGTCGAGCGTGTAGCCCACCGCGAGTTTGGCCGCGATCTTGGCGATGGGGAAGCCGGTGGCCTTGCTGGCCAGCGCGCTGGAGCGGCTGACGCGCGGGTTCATCTCGACCACCACCATCTCGCCATCCGCCGGGTTGACCGCGAACTGCACGTTCGATCCGCCCGTTTCCACGCCCACGGCCCGCAGGATGGCGAAACTCGCATCCCGCATGCGTTGGTATTCCTTGTCGGTCAGCGTCATGATCGGGGCGACGGTGATCGAGTCGCCGGTGTGGACGCCCATGGGGTCGATGTTCTCGATGCCGCACACGATGATGCAGTTGTCGTGCCTGTCGCGGATGACCTCGAGTTCGTACTCCTTCCAGCCCAGCACCGACTGGTCGATGAGCACCTGGCGGATCATCGAGGCGTCGAGTCCGCGGCGGATGATCTCCTCGAACTCCTCCAGGTTGTAGGCGATGCCGCCGCCCGAGCCGCCCAGCGTGAAGGCGGGTCGGATGATGGCGGGCAGGCCAATCTCGCGGACGAAATCCAGTGCATCGCTGACGTTGGTGACGGTGCGCGACTTGGGCTGCTTGAGCCCCACCGACTCGACGACGCGGCGGAACTGCTCGCGATCCTCCGCCCGGTGGATGGCGTCGCGGGTGGCCCCGATCATCTCCACGCCGAACTCGTTCAGCGTGCCGTCATCCGCCAGGGCGCAGGCGCAGTTGAGCGCGGTCTGCCCGCCCAGGGTGGGCAGCAGCGCGTCGATGGGGGCGCCCATCTCCCGCTCCTTGAGCAGAATCTTGCGAACCGCCTCGGGCGTGATGGGCTCGATGTAGGTCCGATCCGAGAAGGCCGGATCGGTCATGATGGTGGCGGGGTTGGAGTTGACGAGGACGATGCGGTAGCCCTCCTCCCGGAGGGCCTTGCATGCCTGCGTGCCCGAATAGTCAAACTCGCAACCTTGCCCGATGACAATCGGTCCTGAGCCGATGATCAGGATCGTTTCGATATCGTCTCGACGGGGCATGAGTGGTCCCGACGCGGCCGGCCGGCATGGTCCGCGCAAACTGGGCAAGCGTAGGCGGCGCATTCACACCCGACAAGGCACGGGATCGGCTTCCGTTTGACACGCGCCGAAAAACCCCGATCCTTTCCCGACATGTCCCTCACCGGGTGGATCATCACGCTGATCGCCGTCGTCGCCGGAGGTGTCGGTGCGGCGGCGTGGCTGCGACCGTGGCTGACCGTCGGTCCGCGCGGCAGCGTGACGCTCGGGGCGGCGTGGCGATTCGCGCGGTTCTTCTGCCGCGTTGTCCACCAGGTGCGCGTGACCGGGCTGGAGCACCTGCCGCCCGGCGGCAACCGTCCCGGGCCGCTCATCGTCGTCTCCAATCACACCTGCGGGCTGGACCCGCTGCTCATCGCCGCGGCGTGTCCGTTTCACATTCGCTGGATGATGGCCTCCAACTACATGACCCCCGAGGCCCGCTGGTTCTGGCGCTGGGTGGATGTCATCCCCGTCTCCCGCGACGGCAAGGACACGGGTCCGGCCCGCGAGGCCATCCGTCACGTGCGTGAGGACCGGGGCTGCGTCGGCATCTTCCCCGAGGGCGGCATCCCCGACCCGCCGGGGCGGATTCGACCCTTCCAGCCGGGCGTTGGGCTGATCGTGTCGCGCAGCCGGGCGCCGGTGCTGCTGACGTGGGTGTCGGGCACGCCGCGCGGCACATCGCCCTTCGGTGCGGTGATCAAGCCCAGCCGCTCGCGGGTTCACTTTGTGGGGTTGTTCGACTTCACGGGCGAGCGCGACCCGCAGGCCATCGCCGACCGCCTGCGCGCGGAACTGGCCCGCGCCAGCGGGTGGCCGCTGGATGACCAGCCCGTCCCCACGGCCCGCAAGCGGGCTCGCGACCCGTTCGGCGTCTGATCCGCGCGGCCGGATGAATGTTGGCCTGGACGTTGGAGTTCAGCCGGGGCCCGTCTACCGTTTCCGATGCGATTCAGCAGGCCGGTCGGACGCTCATGACCGTCGTCGGGCGGGGTGACAACGCGGAGGGGTGGGAGGCAAGGGCCGACGCATGAAAGACGCAGGCGCAGCGTTCCCTACCATCCACAGGGGCGGTCCGACCACAACCACGTGGCTGGCGATTGGCGTCGTGCTCGTCATGGCCATCGCGGGTCTGGGCGTTCGCCCACTTTGGGAGCCGGATGAGGGTCGCTACGTGGCGGTGGCGCTGGAGATGCTGCGGAGCGGGGACTGGCTGCACCCGGCGCTGCATCATGAGCATCCGCACTACACGAAGCCCCCGCTGACGTACTGGGCCATTGCGGCATCCATCGGAATCTTCGGCCCGCACGAATGGGCGGCCCGGCTTCCCAACGCGCTGGCGTTCATCGGCGCCGCGCTGTGCGTCGCCGGGCTGGCCCGCCGCATCGCGCCCGGGCGGGCCGCCGTGTGCGCCATGGTCTACGCCACCGCCGCCATGCCGTTCATCGCCCATCAGATCGTCACCACCGACACGCTGCTGACCCTGTTCACAACCGCCGGTGTGACATTCTTCGTGTACGGATGGCGTTCCGGACAGACGTACGGACGCCGGTGGATGGACGCGATGTGGCTGGCGTTCGGCCTTGGGTTTCTGACCAAGGGGCCGCCCTCGCTGCTGCCGCTGGCGGCGGTGCTCGGCGCGGTCCTGATCCACGACGGGCCGGGCGGCCTGCGGCGCCTGCTGTCGCCCGTCGGCGTGACGCTCTTTCTCGCGGTGGGCGGTGGGTGGTTCGCCCTCGTCATGCTGCAGAAGCCGGAACTCGCCGGGTACTTCC includes the following:
- the carB gene encoding carbamoyl-phosphate synthase large subunit yields the protein MPRRDDIETILIIGSGPIVIGQGCEFDYSGTQACKALREEGYRIVLVNSNPATIMTDPAFSDRTYIEPITPEAVRKILLKEREMGAPIDALLPTLGGQTALNCACALADDGTLNEFGVEMIGATRDAIHRAEDREQFRRVVESVGLKQPKSRTVTNVSDALDFVREIGLPAIIRPAFTLGGSGGGIAYNLEEFEEIIRRGLDASMIRQVLIDQSVLGWKEYELEVIRDRHDNCIIVCGIENIDPMGVHTGDSITVAPIMTLTDKEYQRMRDASFAILRAVGVETGGSNVQFAVNPADGEMVVVEMNPRVSRSSALASKATGFPIAKIAAKLAVGYTLDELRNDITGSTSACFEPSIDYVVTKMPRWTFEKFPEADETLTTQMKSVGEAMAIGRTFKESLQKVIRSMEVKRFGLGLDRNDKWLAARRAVEAGHLRFTGETSEVTPNGLVAADGSPIEWPIPEDKLIRKLTVPSQGRLYYIRYAFKMGWSIERVRDLTKIDPWFLDQIRQLIEFEDVLCGYARLEDVPREVLFEAKRLGYSDPQLANLYLGDISTKTILKVRAHRKKLGIEPVYKLVDTCAAEFEAVTPYYYSTYETPLASRNRQGADAPDDEARTNRALTVTAHSDDEIRVTEREKIIILGGGPNRIGQGIEFDYCCVQAAFAAAEMGYESVMINSNPETVSTDYDTSDLLFFEPLTLEDTLNVIERLNGGGVDVPTRAGHVKGVIVQFGGQTPLNLAHGLVAAGVPLIGTGLDSIDLAEDRDRFKAMCDELGLKQPPSGIAHSLEEAVAIANRIGYPVLVRPSYVLGGRGMETCYDEPSLRLYMKNAVDVSELADAPVLIDMFLSEAIEVDVDVVADFDPDSTSASTKRPGAPPPRALVCGVMEHIEEAGIHSGDSSCTIPPYSLPAPIVERIRDQGRRLAERLKVRGLMNVQMAVKDGVVYILEVNPRASRTVPFVSKAKGVSWASVAAKVMMGASLTELNVKELPDTGFFSVKESVFPFAKFPGVDVVLGPEMRSTGEVMGMDRSMPVAVAKVQMAAGRRIPLKGNVFLSVRDSDKPHTVDITRNLVAMGFTVYTTSGTAELLKSHGLDTVALPKISEGARPNVLDMIRNGEINLIINTPTRKGAHTDEGKIRATAVRTGVMMCTTITGARAVVQSIAALRAGAWSVAAVQDYFPHLARGPVRRVAREEPVLA
- a CDS encoding 1-acyl-sn-glycerol-3-phosphate acyltransferase, translating into MSLTGWIITLIAVVAGGVGAAAWLRPWLTVGPRGSVTLGAAWRFARFFCRVVHQVRVTGLEHLPPGGNRPGPLIVVSNHTCGLDPLLIAAACPFHIRWMMASNYMTPEARWFWRWVDVIPVSRDGKDTGPAREAIRHVREDRGCVGIFPEGGIPDPPGRIRPFQPGVGLIVSRSRAPVLLTWVSGTPRGTSPFGAVIKPSRSRVHFVGLFDFTGERDPQAIADRLRAELARASGWPLDDQPVPTARKRARDPFGV